Proteins from a single region of Theileria parva strain Muguga chromosome 1, complete sequence, whole genome shotgun sequence:
- a CDS encoding transcription factor IIA alpha/beta subunit — MSSLHYIGQLSLESFNRQVIEATIDKCSKTHNPRVLEAIKQTWIENLNKRLNSVKYQSKKRHSKLSKSVREVLEENKESEKPETSEDEFLDADVVLAKQSSPSVSPILRPTNPVSTESPKNNKDSSNLEKAGDNSEKDNPDTDISISDISDLDDEEPETDDLVIGMLDKVTRPSSKKFGPPLWKLKLKYGIMQINNVEIPFDTLEGEFEF, encoded by the exons ATGTCTAGTTTACATTATATCGGTCAGCTCTCTCTGGAATCCTTTAACCGACAGGTTATTGAAG CAACAATTGACAAGTGCTCTAAAACACACAATCCAAGAGTATTAGAGGCAATAAAACAg ACTTGgattgaaaatttaaacaaaaggCTTAATTCGGTAAAATATCAATCGAAAAAACGTCATTCTAAACTATCGAAATCg gTTAGAGAAGTTTTAGAAGAGAATAAGGAATCAGA gAAGCCTGAAACATCTGAAGATGAGTTTTTGGATGCGGATGTCGTTTTAGCAAAACAATCTTCTCCCTCAGTGTCACCAATTTTGAGACCAACAAATCCAGTCTCAACAGAGTCgccaaaaaataataaagattCATCAAACTTAGAAAAAGCTGGTGATAATTCCGAAAAGGATAACCCGGATACGGATATTAGTATCTCTGACATTAGTGATTTGGACGACGAGGAACCTGAGACTGATGACTTGGTTATAGGAATGTTAGATAAG GTTACCAGACCAAGTAGTAAGAAGTTTGGACCTCCTTTATGGAAACTTAAGTTAAAATATGGAATTATGCAG ATTAATAATGTCGAGATTCCATTTGACACACTTGAGGGTGAATTCGAGttttaa
- the KIF18B gene encoding Kinesin motor domain protein, which yields MVKRNLDSKNTIHMASNDSVQSPESSKLNHVSKIRKLSNNTSIQKLYTSPKVTTNNKTPELLNKRAKMDVSISRKSTSDTESNMSFEPFSKNTNFAFENDILKDLIELSNPSNTSNQRNGVDQTSQLEHNPITDSQIIRIIDNNNEYDTQKLAENDNYSQITRPVDNEAPKEQYESYFANPELESIINSQIFEDNFREKLTPSRKANYVHTLLSGRTSLDDSINILNKLSQSEVNTQLSPVNSPINSQNSVEDNHDKYYEVESINEGLDNDYTHIDTTLLDTTTTVTTNEIDQNDETTDDNVTPYREIVSDNSEVGKEVESVESVKFEEARDEEYSEVDSGLVEFKDEFDMEELISRYKTLYNNSFFNCSKTGTGKLRVVVRCRPSTCKNKAIECEKSCVKLFKPGNKNSVLKSQRPGVFEFNFDHIVQEDDSTETLYTNSCLDLIEKLFSGISVTIFAYGSTGSGKTYTIAGTEGSVGLLQLIITDLFNSSQVSEQDLYLSYFEVYNENVYDLLQENEVNLQLQENDSKVFVKGLTKVKISNYEDFKRLFEIGDKNRKVFSTNANRSSSRSHAILQIQTSLNTKLTIIDLAGSERMKITDNAGDRLKESSYINQSLLALINCINTLAKKSSSMSGSGGTGERVKYRDSKLTHLLKNSLTNNCFILMIAHVNPENKFYQDSYNTIKYALRAKDVEISHVITNSKSGKEVIKKFSRELLFLINLMKSNISENKLELIRKHISQTHLVGRPLLVDLLS from the exons ATGGTTAAAAGAAATCTTGATTCCAAAAACACCATACACATGGCCTCAAATGATTCAGTACAGAGCCCTGAATCATCCAAGCTCAACCATGTTTCAAAAATCCGGAAATTGTCTAATAATACAAGTATTCAAAAGTTGTATACGAGTCCAAAAGTTacaacaaataataaaacaccagaattattaaacaaacGTGCTAAAATGGATGTTTCCATCTCCAGAAAATCGACATCAGACACCGAAAGTAACATGAGCTTTGAACCCTTTAGTAAAAACACAAATTTTGCTTTCgaaaatgatatattaAAGGATTTAATTGAATTGAGTAACCCATCTAATACATCAAATCAACGCAACGGAGTGGATCAAACTTCACAACTAGAACACAACCCAATCACAGATTCCCAGATAATCAGGATAATAGacaataataatgaatacGATACCCAAAAATTGGCTGAAAATGATAACTATTCACAAATAACTAGACCAGTTGATAACGAAGCCCCTAAAGAGCAATACGAAAGTTACTTTGCCAACCCTGAACTTGaatcaattattaattcaCAAATTTTTGAAGACAACTTTAGGGAAAAGCTGACACCTTCAAGAAAAGCAAACTATGTACACACACTCCTTTCAGGAAGAACAAGCCTTGATGACtctattaatattttaaataaattaagtcAAAGTGAAGTTAATACACAACTTTCCCCAGTTAACTCCCCAATTAATTCTCAAAATTCAGTAGAGGATAACCACGACAAATATTACGAAGTTGAGTCTATCAATGAAGGATTAGATAACGATTATACACACATTGATACTACCTTGTTAGATACTACCACCACAGTTACTACTAATGAAATTGATCAAAATGATGAAACCACAGATGATAATGTTACTCCCTACAGAGAAATAGTCAGTGATAACTCAGAAGTTGGAAAAGAAGTTGAAAGTGTAGAGAGCGTAAAATTTGAGGAGGCAAGAGATGAAGAATATTCTGAGGTGGATAGCGGTTTGGTGGAGTTCAAGGATGAATTTGATATGGAGGAACTAATTTCAAGGTATAAAACGCTGTATAATAACAGTTTTTTTAACTGTAGTAAGACTGGAACAGGGAAATTGAGAGTAGTAGTGAGATGTAGACCAAGTACCTGTAAGAACAAGGCTATAGAATGCGAAAAATCATGTGTAAAGCTATTTAAGCCTGGAAATAAGAATAGTGTACTAAAGTCTCAAAGGCCTGGAGTATTTGAATTCAACTTCGACCACATTGTCCAGGAAGACGATTCAACAGAAACACTTTACACAAATAGTTGTCTAGATCTGATTGAAAAGCTCTTTTCAGGAATCAGTGTTACGATCTTCGCATATGGGAGTACAGGGTCAGGAAAAACGTACACAATTGCAGGAACAGAAGGTAGTGTAGGTTTGTTGCAACTGATTATTACTGATTTGTTCAACTCTAGCCAAGTAAGTGAACAGGACCTGTATCTGTCATACTTTGAAGTGTATAATGAGAATGTGTATGACCTACTCCAGGAAAATGAGGTGAATTTGCAATTACAAGAAAACGATAGCAAAGTGTTTGTGAAGGGATTAACAAAGGTTAAGATTTCTAACTACGAAGATTTTAAACGTCTTTTCGAAATCGGTGATAAGAATCGCAAGGTTTTTTCAACAAACGCAAACAGATCCTCAAGTCGTTCTCACGCAATACTTCAGATACAAACTTCTTTAAACACCAAGTTGACCATCATTGATCTGGCAGGATCAGAGAGGATGAAAATAACAGATAATGCTGGCGATAGACTGAAGGAGTCATCATATATTAATCAGTCACTTTTAGCACTTATAAACTGCATAAATACATTAGCAAAGAAGTCAAGCAGCATGAGTGGATCTGGTGGAACTGGGGAAAGAGTCAAGTACAGAGATAGTAAGCTGACACACCTGCTGAAAAACTCACTAACAAATAACTGTTTTATACTCATGATAGCACATGTTAACCCGGAAAATAAGTTCTACCAGGATTCCTATAACACCATTAAGTATGCACTGAGGGCAAAAGACGTTGAAATCTCACATGTTATAACAAATTCT aaaaGTGGTAAGGAAGTCATAAAGAAGTTTTCTAGAGAATTGTTGTTTTTGATCAATTTGATGAAAAGTAACATTAGTGAGAACAAATTGGAATTGATAAGGAAACACATTTCACAAACCCATCTAGTAGGGCGACCGTTGCTCGTTGATCTTCTTAGTTAA
- the Slc25a3 gene encoding Mitochondrial carrier family protein, which yields MKDKWDPRVSAPISRTPHPVVHDCKYYGKCMLGGILSCGLTHTFVTPLDVTKCKMQTNPQVYKSLFSGLSVIMKQEGLSGLVKGWKPTLLGYSMQGLGKFGLYEFFKDFYGGQLGEERAYKYKGAMWLAASASAEVFADVLLCPMEMVKVKVQTAPLTEQWPTQLMKATCKMNSLRAETKFPFGSLRPLLSRQVPYTMAKFYFFEKVVQLFYDHVFTKPKNEYSKEVQLGITFASGYLAGIICAVVSHPADSLVSQMGKSENKGKSFGQMAREVGAFNLFTKGLGTRVLMIGTLTGLQWWIYDTFKTSMGMGTSGGGSVKKT from the exons atgaaGGATAAATGGGACCCTAGAGTATCTGCTCCAATAAGTAGAACACCTCATCCAGTAGTTCACGATTGCAAATATTACGGAAAATGTATGTTGGGAGGGATTCTATCCTGTGGACTTACTCATACCTTCGTTACCCCTTTAGATGTCACAAAATGTAAAATGCAGACAAATCCACAAGTTTATAAGTCCTTATTCTCGGGCTTGAGCGTTATAATGAAGCAGGAAGGCCTTAGCGGGCTAGTTAAAGGATGGAAGCCAACACTTTTAGGCTACTCCATGCAGGGATTGGGAAAGTTTGGACTTTATGAGTTCTTTAAAGACTTTTACGGAGGCCAGTTAGGAGAAGAAAGAGCTTACAAGTACAAGGGAGCAATGTGGTTGGCAGCCTCTGCTTCTGCAGAGGTTTTCGCAGATGTGTTGCTGTGCCCTATGGAAATGGTTAAAGTCAAAGTGCAAACAGCTCCGCTTACAGAACAATGGCCAACACAGCTTATGAAAGCAACCTGTAAGATGAATTCATTGAGAGCTGAAACTAAGTTTCCT TTTGGAAGTTTGAGACCACTCTTGAGCAGACAAGTACCTTATACGATGGCgaaattttactttttcGAAAAAGTCGTCCAACTTTTCTATGATCATGTTTTCACTAAACCTAAAAACGAATACTCCAAAGAGGTTCAACTTGGAATTACATTTGCTTCCG GTTACTTGGCTGGTATAATATGTGCTGTTGTATCTCATCCAGCGGATTCATTGGTTTCACAAATGGGTAAATCGGAAAATAAAGGCAAAAGTTTTGGTCAAATGGCAAGAGAAGTTGGTGCATTTAACTTGTTTACAAAGGGATTGGGCACCAGAGTACTTATGATTGGTACTCTTACAGGATTACAGTGGTGGATCTACGACACATTCaaa ACTTCCATGGGAATGGGAACGAGTGGGGGAGGATCAGTCAAAAAAACATAA
- the csd gene encoding Aminotransferase class-V family protein, with protein sequence MFCKVFYTLILKVTIMASVSYTLNYNNKRSTLFIRPIFDKSWDLPKQNLLNLQMTEIEAIAREEFPILNKEDNELKDLIYFNNATTTQKPNYVLNALFHYYTTNNFSVYRGSGSSHDQLSTQIYENARKKVSDFVNAPSAEQILFTSGVTDSINFVSSTWGPQNLKKDDVILLPLSEHNSNLLPWWVLCDRVGCSIEYVKLHQNGQFDLDHLESLLKSKSPKLLCCGHASNVLGVIQDMKTISKLAHKYGCLVLSDSAQTVGKIKIDVQDMDVDFLAGSSHKMYGPTGVGFLYYKKRLLEDLEPQKCGGGTVKDVTFESCDYFEPPFRFEAGTPPVAQAIGLGAAVDFINSIGIDRIRKHDNMLLQYLYERMKDLVNLYNFDPTLDRIPIISFNVDDIDPFDLSALLASKNIITRAGKHCAYLLHKTYYCTNTIRVSLAMYNSSSEVDKFIEALKESISILKQQ encoded by the exons ATGTTCTGTAAAGTTTTTTACACTCTTATTCTAAAAGTTACTATTATGGCATCAGTTTCCTACACccttaattataataataagaGAAGCACATTGTTTATTAGACCgatttttgataaatcgTGGGATTTACCCAAACAAAATCTTTTGAATTTGCAAATGACTGAAATTGAGGCCATAGCCAGAGAGGAATTCCCTATTTTGAACAAAGAAGATAACGAACTTAaagatttaatttactttaaCAACGCTACAACAACTCAGAAGCCAAATTATGTTTTAAAT GCATTGTTTCATTATTACACAACTAACAATTTCAGTGTTTATAGAGGCTCAGGATCATCTCACGACCAGCTTTCTACTCAG ATATATGAAAATGCTCGAAAGAAAGTTTCAGACTTTGTTAATGCGCCGTCAGCtgaacaaatattattcacCTCCGGAGTTACAGACTCAATTAACTTTGTCTCCAGTACTTGGGG ACCAcaaaacttgaaaaaaGATGATGTGATCCTTTTACCCTTATCTGAGCATAACAGTAATCTTCTGCCGTGGTGGGTTTTGTGTGATAGAGTCGGATGTTCAATTGAATATGTAAag TTACACCAAAATGGCCAGTTTGATCTTGATCACCTGGAATCGCTACTAAAGAGTAAGAGTCCTAAGTTGCTTTGTTGTGGTCACGCATCTAACGTTTTGGGAGTCATTCAAGATATGAAAACAATTTCAAAACTTGCCCATAAGTATGGATGTTTGGTTTTATCAGACTCTGCACAAACAGTTGGGAAAATAAAG attGATGTGCAAGATATGGATGTCGACTTTTTGGCAGGATCAAGCCATAAGATGTATGGGCCTACTGGTGTGggatttttatattataaaaaacgCCTGTTGGAGGATTTAGAGCCACAAAAATGTGGTGGAGGAACTGTCAAA GACGTAACATTTGAATCTTGTGACTATTTTGAACCACCCTTCAGATTTGAAGCAGGCACTCCACCAGTAGCTCAGGCTATAGGGCTAGGAGCTGCAGTTGACTTTATTAACAGTATTGGAATTGATAGG ATAAGAAAACATGATAATATGCTGTTGCAATATTTATATGAAAGAATGAAGGATTTggtaaatttgtataatttcGACCCTACCCTTGATAGAATACCTATAATATCATTCAACGTTGATGATATTGACCCATTTGACTTATCTGCCCTACTTGCCtcaaaaaatataataacacGTGCAG GAAAGCACTGCGCTTACTTATTGCATAAAACGTACTACTGTACTAACACAATTCGAGTATCCCTGGCCATGTATAATAGTAGTTCTGAAGTTGACAAATTCATAGAAGCTCTTAAAGAATCCATCTCAATTTTGAAACAACAATGA
- a CDS encoding EF-1 guanine nucleotide exchange domain protein — protein MADLKVDFDSLGKAEGLLNLDKFLSYHSFVGGVKNATTDDVAVFKKLGKAPAEKDYPNVYRWYLHVSTWCHSPPKDLPKGNFPVKEDKKTEDDLDLFGEADEEEDDSLKKKMEAMKAAKTKKKEVAKSSLVIHVEPASVDVDLDEVLKLVRSLKIEGLTWGEASTRIPLAFGIEKLQVMCTIVDDLVNTNEVTEMIENLGLSEEDKTKKTEREEDGYDSDDEVLGLVQSATIVSFNKL, from the exons ATGGCTGACTTGAAAGTTGACTTTGATTCTTTAGGTAAGGCCGAAGGTCTCCTTAACTTGGATAAGTTTCTTTCCTACCACTCCTTCGTTGGAGGCGTAAAGAACGCAACTACCGACGATGTCGCCGTTTTCAAGAAGCTAGGAAAGGCTCCTGCTGAGAAGGATTATCCAAATGTTTACAGGTGGTATTTACACGTTTCAACTTGGTGTCACTCTCCACCCAAGGACCTTCCTAAAGGAAATTTCCCTGTTAAAGAGGATAAAAAGACCGAAGATGACTTAGACCTTTTTG gCGAGGCTGACGAGGAAGAGGATGATTCACTAAAGAAGAAGATGGAGGCTATGAAAGCCGCAAAAACAAAGAAGAAGGAGGTTGCTAAATCTTCCTTGGTAATTCATGTTGAGCCAGCAAGTGTCGATGTTGATTTGGACGAAGTTTTGAAGTTAGTTCGCTCCTTAAAAATTGAAGGTTTGACTTGGGGCGAGGCTTCCACTAGGATTCCTCTCGCTTTTGGCATTGAGAAGCTCCAAGTTATGTGCACTATTGTAGATGATCTAGTAAACACCAATGAAGTTACGGAGATGATTGAAAATCTGGGCCTTTCAGAGGAGGACAAGACTAAGAAGACTGAGCGTGAAGAAGATGGATATGATAGCGATGACGAGGTTCTTGGACTAGTTCAATCTGCCACAATTGTTTCTTTCAACAAACTATAA
- the PCKR1 gene encoding Peptidyl-prolyl cis-trans isomerase A, with translation MAKVPNPRVFFDISIAGRRAGRMVFELFMDKLPYTAENFRCLCTGETGLGYYLRPRWYKNTPIHRIVTGFMCQGGNFNTGNSYGGESIYGQYMRDESYTYLHSKRGVLGMCKTRFKNSNSSQFYITFKPCSFLDDKMVVFGHLEYGEDVLDMIEKQGTMIGKTKKNVSIYNCGEIPLETIYDPRIKNEVKEAKYIARTDIERPIFNEKMYNLEQSYKTIIPDEVYKRAHFNF, from the exons ATGGCCAAGGTTCCTAATCCCAGAGTGTTTTTTGACATATCAATAGCAGGAAGGAGAGCTGGAAGAATGGTATTTGAG CTTTTCATGGATAAGTTGCCTTACACAGCGGAAAACTTTAGATGTTTATGCACGG GGGAGACTGGACTAGGATATTATCTAAGGCCAAGGTGGTATAAGAACACACCTATTCATCGCATTGTTACTGGATTT ATGTGTCAAGgaggaaattttaataccgGAAACTCTTATGGTGGAGAGTCGATTTACGGACAATATATGCGTGACGAGTCATATACATACCTGCACTCAAAaagag GTGTTTTGggaatgtgtaaaacaAGATTTAAAAACTCAAATTCATCTCAATTTTATATCACATTTAAACCTTGCTCCTTTCTAGATGATAAAATG GTGGTATTTGGGCACTTGGAATATGGAGAAGATGTATTGGATATGATCGAGAAACAAGGAACAATGATTGGCAAAACGAAGAAGAATGTTAGTATATACAACtg CGGAGAAATACCACTTGAAACTATATATGATCCaaggataaaaaatgaagtaAAAGAAGCAAAATACATCGCAAGAACC GATATAGAAAGGCCTATATTTAATGAGAAAATGTATAACTTAGAACAATCATACAAGACCATAATACCAGACGAAGTTTACAAAAGAGCccattttaacttttaa
- the xab1 gene encoding GPN-loop GTPase 1, which produces MDSDPPVIDRPVASSGRKTLAIVVIGMAGSGKTCYVRKLVDVLKSNRKKVYVINLDPAVTKIHYKANIDIRDSINYRQIMKKYHLGPNGAIMTSLNIFVTRFDKILELLDKRSEVVDYIILDTPGQIEVFNWSASGTIILESLSSSFPTMVNYLIDTTRSQNPITFMTNMIYSCSVMYKCQLPFVASFNKIDVNRHEVCLEWMSDYEKFYEAVTHDETYMASLSRSCALMLNEFYMNIKCCGISCMTGEGFEDHVKLLDECVEEYNSVYLPWLEEKREQVKKQLKEK; this is translated from the exons ATGGATTCTGACCCTCCAGTCATTGATAGGCCAGTGGCCTCAAGTGGAAGGAAAACCCTGGCAATAGTAGTAATAGG AATGGCTGGAAGTGGAAAAACATGTTACGTTAGAAAACTAGTAGATGTGCTGAAAAGTAACAGAAAGAAGGTTTACGTGATCAATTTGGACCCAGCA GTTACAAAGATTCACTACAAGGCTAACATAG aTATCAGGGACTCCATAAACTACAGACAAATCATGAAAAAATATCATTTGGGACCTAATGGAGCGATAATGACATCATTAAACATATTCGTAACAAG atttgataaaatcCTTGAACTGTTGGACAAACGCTCAGAAGTAGTTGATTACATAATATTGGACACTCCTGGACAAATAGAAGTGTTCAATTGGTCAGCAAGTGGAACAATTATATTAG AGTCGTTGTCTTCATCATTTCCTACCATGgtcaattatttaattgatACCACTCGCTCACAGAATCCAATCACCTTCATGACTAATATGATCTACTCCTGCAG TGTGATGTACAAGTGCCAGCTTCCCTTTGTAGCCtcatttaacaaaatag ACGTCAATAGGCACGAAGTATGCCTAGAATGGATGAGTGACTATGAAAAATTCTACGAAGCAGTAACACATGATGAAACATACATGGCGAG CTTAAGCAGATCCTGTGCTCTAATGCTCAATGAATTCTATATGAACATTAAG tGTTGTGGTATAAGTTGTATGACTGGTGAAGGTTTTGAGGACCATGTTAAGTTATTAGATGAATGTGTAGAGGAATACAACAG TGTATATTTACCTTGGTTGGAAGAGAAGAGAGAACAAGTGAAGAAACAACTTAaggaaaaataa
- the PUS1 gene encoding tRNA pseudouridine synthase family protein has translation MTRGNHKRNRNEPRSKFRKLWKEREQLLSKNVPSEDGENNIDSSILKDSANITDLNQNLEVKRVHVPKTKYVISFGYVGTAYHGYQKQVEYKTGEMDKVKTVEGTLENCLFRIGAINEAFRNMTHKLQMSKCSRTDKGVHAACTYLGGRFNIDVEDLSDDVVSQAKNHPSESNGELSNNLESTKDQKLSNEDKFVLRLNSVLPEDIRCFKIQRVTKGFDARTLCSKRKYEYIIPEWILSKKFVVPNEDHENLFRNLELFFEENLKTRDTIKLSKLNESLYEVKGEYEKTEIDHKRLEEILNFYQGTHSFHNFTVKQKEDINNSSRFIHKIYIKSDKLQELDVVKILIVGQSFLYNQIRKMISLALQVYLKIAPKNSLEFSLNKSHILNINLVPSEGLILHHPYFDHYNTNRCNPPEVPYIEYKDVKPKVEEFKREHIYPEVKRSIDSDLWEGWLETILKYPFYLENNLLPNGESV, from the exons ATGACTAGAGGGAATCATAAACGGAATAGAAATGAACCTAGATCAAAATTTAGAAAACTTTGGAAGGAAAGGGAACAATTATTAAGCAAGAATGTACCATCGGAAGATGGAGAAAACAACATTGATTCCTCTATCTTGAAAGATTCCGCAAATATTACTGACTTAAACCAAAATCTAGAAGTAAAAAGGGTTCACGTTCCTAAAACTAAATATGTTATCTCATTTgg GTATGTTGGAACCGCATACCACGGATATCAAAAACAAGTGGAGTATAAAACAGGTGAAATGGATAAGGTTAAAACTGTTGAAGGAACACTCGAAAACTGTTTGTTTAGAATCGGAGCCATTAATGAGGCCTTTAGAAACATGACACATAAGTTACAAATGTCTAAATGCTCTAGAACTGACAAGGGAGTTCATGCTGCTTGCACATACCTTGGAGGTCGTTTCAATATCGATGTTGAGGATTTATCAGATGATGTTGTATCTCAAGCTAAGAACCATCCTTCTGAATCAAATGGTGAACTAAGCAATAATCTTGAGTCAACGAAAGAtcaaaaattatcaaatgaaGATAAGTTTGTACTGAGACTAAACTCAGTATTACCAGAAGACATACGCTGTTTCAAAATCCAAAGAGTTACAAAGGGATTTGATgcaag GACATTGTGTTCGAAAAGAAAGTATGAATACATTATTCCGGAATGGATActttctaaaaaatttgtagTACCAAATGAAGACCATGAAAACCTTTTTAGAAATTTAGAACTGTTTTTTgaagaaaatttaaaaactagagatacaattaaattaagtaaattaaacGAATCTCTTTATGAAGTAAAGGGTGAGTATGAAAAAACTGAAATAGATCATAAGCGACTCgaagaaatattaaatttttatcaagGAACTCACAGCTTTCATAACTTTACCGTTAAGCAAAAGGAAGATATCAACAACAGTTCTAGGTTTATACATAAAATCTATATCAAGTCCGACAAATTACAAGAACTAGATGTGGTTAAGATTCTAATTGTTGGACAGTCGTTTCTATATAACCAAATTAGGAAGATGATATCTTTGGCTCTACAGGTTTACTTAAAGATTGCACCCAAAAATTCACTTGAATTCTCCTTAAACAAATCCCACATTCTAAACATTAACCTGGTCCCTTCAGAAGGATTAATACTCCATCAT CCTTACTTTGATCATTACAACACTAATCGCTGTAATCCACCTGAAGTTCCTTATATTGAATATAAGGATGTTAAACCCAAAGTGGAAGAGTTTAAGAGAGAACATATATACCCTGAAGTTAAAAGATCAATAGATTCTGATTT GTGGGAAGGATGGCTTGAAACTATTCTTAAGTACCCATTCTATTTGGAAAACAATTTACTACCCAATGGGGAATctgtatag
- the PPIH gene encoding Peptidyl-prolyl cis-trans isomerase H, whose product MSDDKNERLLGGPPYLSHLLTNPDNPVVFMDISLGSQYLGRLKIELFADKVPKTCENFRKFCTGEHKQNMVPVGYKGTKFSKVIKDYMVQGGDFAKGDGTGCISIYGSCFDDENFSVKHDKLGIISMSNTGPNTNGCQFFFITKECDWLDGKNVAFGSLVDDESKLVLQKMQNVSVGENYAPKLNLLVTECGQL is encoded by the exons ATGTCAGATGATAAGAACGAACGCCTTCTTGGAGGGCCACCTTATCTTTCCCATCTTTTAACCAACCCAGACAATCCAGTTGTTTTTATGGACATTTCATTAGGATCGCAATATTTAGGAAGACTCAAAATAGAGCTTTTCGCAGATAAGGTTCCCAAAACCTGCGAAAACTTTAGGAAGTTTTGCACAGGTGAACATAAACAGAACATGGTTCCGGTTGGATATAAAGGAACAAAATTCTCAAAAGTTATTAAAGACTATATGGTTCAG GGTGGAGATTTTGCAAAAGGTGATGGAACCGGATGTATTTCTATATACGGATCATGTTTTGACGATGAAAATTTCTCTGTAAAACATGATAAGCTAGGAATTATCAGCATGAGCAACACAGGTCCTAACACTAATGGATGCCAATTCTTTTTTATAACAAAGGAGTGTGATTGGCTGGATGGAAAGAATGTGGCTTTTGGAAGTCTAGTGGATGACGAATCGAAACTAGTTTTGCAAAAGATGCAAAACGTATCTGTGGGTGAAAACTATGCCcctaaattaaatttgttggTAACTGAATGCGGTCAActgtaa